Below is a genomic region from Candidatus Woesearchaeota archaeon.
GTACTAAAATGCACACCCTTAGAAACCAATTCATGCCAAGCCCCAGTCCCAGCCTTAATATCAGAAAGGTGAGATCTGACCTCCAAAATAATATTATCCGCCATACAACAACAAAACTACATAACGCCATATATAAATGTTTCTCAAAAAGCACTGGACAAGTGCTGACGCGGACTATATAAACAAGCAAAAAAATAACAAAATAGAGGTGAAAAAAAATGACTCAAACACAATACACACAATACATCAACCAACTATTTTTTGAACAAATAAAAGACATGACACAAAAGAGGTGAAAAAATGAAAATAAGAACATACACACAAAAATTAATACCCATACTGTTAGAACAAGAACTAATAACAAAAGAAGACGAACAAACAATGACAGACTACTTAAACAACACTTATGGAGGCGAAGAATATGCTTAAAAATCTAATAAACATATTTGACAAAAGAGAATACATGTCATGGCAAGAATATCATGAAAAAATGATATTTTTAGAAAATTTCTATTGGCAACAAACCGTAAGAAAAAAATCAGCGAGAAACGCCATTTAAAAATAAATCAATTAACTATATAAATAAACATACATTTACAGACAATAATGATAATAACTAAAGACGAGTTCATAAACAACAAAAGAAAATTCTTAAAACAGATGACAAAAGAAATATTCATATACCCAACAGATACAATATATGGATTAGGATGCGATGCAACAAACACACAACTCGTCAATAAATTAAGAGAAATAAAAGGAAGCAGCATACAACCATTCTCAATAATTGCTCCAAACAAAAAATGGGTTTATGACAATTGTGAAGTAGGTGAAAAAGAAAAAGAATTCGTAGAAAAACTAGGAACATACATAGAAATAAAAGGAAAACAACACAGATTCACAATAATACTAAAACTAAAAAAAGACTCAGCACTATCAAAAGCAGTAAATCCTGGAAAAAACACAATAGGAATAAGAATACCGAATAACTGGTTTTCAAAAATAGTAGAAGAACTAGGAAAACCAATAATAACAACATCTGCCAACAAAACAGGATCAGACTTCATGACAAACACAGAAGACTTAAACTCAACAATAAAAAACAAAGTAGCATTCATAATATACGAAGGAGAAAAAAAAGGAAGACCATCCACAATAATAAACCTCGTAGACCAACCACAAATTCTAAGATAAAATGAAAATCCTCGGAGCCGCAGACCTACACGGAGACTTAGACGTAGCAAAACGATTAGCAAAAAAAGCAGAACAAAATAAAGTAGACTTAATACTACTATGCGGAGATATACAAAATGAAGACTCCTTAGAGAACATACTAAAGCCTTTCAAAGACAAAAATCAAAAATTGCTTCTAATATCAGGAAACCATGAAAGCATCTCCACAGCAGAATTCCTAGCAAAAATAAACAATGCAAAACACTTGCACGGCTACTCAGTCAGATATGAAGACATAGGAATCTTTGGATGCGGATCAGCAAACATAGGAATACACGGAATAACAGAAAAAAAAATTTTTGAGACTCTAAAACAAGGATTTGAAAAAATAGCATATCTACCAAAAAAAATAATGATGACACATGTACACCCAACAGGAAGCAAAATAGAAAAATTCTCAAACTTCGTAAAAGGAAGCCACGGCGTCCTAAAAGCAATCAAAGAACTACAACCAGACATACTACTATGCAGTCACGTACACGAAGCAGAAGGACTAGAAGAACAACTAGAAAAAACAAAAGTTATAAACGTAGGAGCCGAAGGAAAAATCATAGAACTGTAAAAATGGACAACAAAATATTCTACTCACAAAAAGTTCTAGGACAATACCAAATACCATTTCAAAAAATAAAAATAAGAACTATGATAAAAGGAGCAGACTCTCAGTTCGAACAATTAGCACTAACAAAAACAATAACAGGAAATGGAAAAATAAAAAATGATCCAAGAATCACACCACTAGGAAAATACCTACGCTTGCTTCATATCGACGAGATGCCGCAAATATACAACATTTTTCTAAATCAAATGACTCTGGTAGGAATAAGACCAAGAACACAACATGACTGGAAACTTATGGGTTATGAACACAAAAAAACAGCACTAAGACACAAACCAGGCTTATTTGGAGTAAACTACTACTATGAAAACCTAAGAGACCTACAAGACTTGATTAATTGCGAAATAGAATACCTAAAAGAAAAAGAAAAAAAACCAATACAAACCGACATAAAATACTTCAAAGGAATAATAACTAACAGAACAAAACAAATAAATCAAGGACTTCAAAAAATAATACTAAAAAAAAATTACGAACTAATAATGTAAGAACCTAAAAAAAACTCTTAAAGATGCTCTTTAGCTTTCTCAATCAAAGGCAAAATAGTTACAACCTCATCTTTAGTAAGCCTACCCATCTTAGCCCACTTCCACGAACCATCCTCAGTATTAAGAACCTCTCTACTAATCTGAAGCTTTGGCTGACCATCATTATAGGAAAATACTGAAACTCTTAGTTTTGTTGTCTCAAACTCTGCTGATTCACCAAATAATTCCTTGTCTAAACTTTTATCAAATGCCATTTTATCTACCTCTAAAAAACACAGATTTTCGAATGTTTTAAATATCTTTTGATACAATATACAAATATGAAAAGAACAATAATATTGCTAGGAATAATAACGCTATTAGTAATAACTGCGTGCCAAAATGAAAAAATAACCACTTTTGAAGAATGCATAAATGCAGGAAACCCAGTAATGGAAAGCTATCCAAGACAATGCACAACAGAAAAAGGACAAACATTCATAGAAATAATAGATAAAGGACCAATTCCTCCAGAAGAACAAACACAACAACCGATATGCATCAATAAATGTGGAGATGGAAAATGCGCAGAAATAGTCTGCCAAGGAGAAGGATGCCCATGCGCAGAAACACCTCAAAACTGCCCAGAAGACTGCAAATAACAGCCCAAAAAACTAATAACAATATAGGCTACAAAGAACAAAACAACCACACCCAAAAAAAACCAACACGCAATAATCAATGCTTCTTGAAATTATTCTTAACATAATCAACCAATTTACTGCCAAAAATCTTAATACTACTAGGACCAAAACGAACATAAAATTCCTCTGAACCCATATAATTCAAAAAAACAGGCTTATTACTTCTTGAAACCTCAACTTTACAAACTAACAAAGAATTAACACTTACAAAGTCCACCCTAATCAACGAAAAAACACTACGACCAATAAACTTCTCAATCAAATTAGTAAAATGCAAAGAAAACTTATCAGAACTCCTAAAACCATCAGCATCAATGCCCAAAATAGTTCCTTCATCAGAAACACCAATTAACAAAACACCGCCAAAACTATTAAGAAAAGCAACAATGGTCTTAAGAACACTATGTTCAATACGCTTATCATGCTCCCCTGTAAAAAGATTAGTACGAAGAGCAGACTTAAACTCAACAGTAGAACTCTCACCAGAACTAATTAACACATTTAACTGATCAACAGGATCAACAATACCCCTAAACAAAGAAGGATTCTTCTTCAACAAAGAAAAAACAAACTTCTTAACAAAGGAATACTTAAAAAAACGCATATGAATAAACCCCATACTAGCCGCAAAAAAAGAACCAAGCAAAAAAACAACGACATTCCAAAACTCCCTAAAAACACTACCTGAAAAAAACACAAAATCAAAATTAAACTGCAAAAACAACTTCAAAATTTCCCACAATAAAGCAGAAGTAGAAGCAAAACTAAAACAAAACAAAGAAATAAAAAACGGACTCAACCTTAAATTATCATGATTTCCCACATTCAAAATAAAAATAATCATAAACGCAACTAAAACAGTTATAATACCAAGAACAAAACGAATAAACAAATCCCACCAAGAAAATAAACTAATAAAAAAATCCAAATTCCCAACATAAATAGTGACAAACAAAAACAACAAAGTAAAAAACTCCAAACCGCCAAAAACTCTCTTCTTATTAAAAAAAACAGGCAAAGACAAAATCAAAATCAAAAAACTCAAAATAATATTAACCCAATTCCTAGTCAAAAAAGAATACAATAAAGCAACAGGCAATAAAAAAGCAAAAACCCAAAAAGAAACACTAAATTTATTGTAAGTCTCGCTCATAAAAATCCCCGCATAACAAAATAACGATAAACTTATATATTTAATAGTTTCGCTATTTTATAATAGTGACCAAAGGGGTTTTGAAAAATCAATCTAACAGAAATACTGGAAAGAGAAAATACAAAATACGAGAAAATTCTTCAGGAATTAAAAAAAGCAGCACACACATTATATGAAAGACTGGCAAATTACGAATACAGAAACATAAACATAGTAAGCCACCTAGCTGATGCTGACGGTCTGGGATCATTAATTCTTGAACCAGGGCTTAAAATAATTGTAGAAACACTAGGAAAAACAGAAATACCTAAAGGAGAAAAACCTCAAGCACACAATTACAACATACAATCAGAAAGACACATGACTATTTCTGACAATGAAGAAGACGAAAACAGCATAACAAAAATAAAAGAAAGAAGGGGAAATGGAACCTACATATTCTCAGACCTCTCTGTTATGAACCCGGAAAGACTAAAACAACTAGAAGAAGCAATAATTTTAGATCACCACAAACCCCTAAAATTTGAAGGAAAACACCAATACATAAACCCCTGCAATTACAAAATAGACGGGGCAAAAGAACTATCAGGATCCCTGCTTTCAGGGATTCTTCTTCATTACATAAAAGACGAACTTATAAAAGATGAAAACGTAAAACTAGATAAAAAAATAAAAAAAGAACTAAACGAAAAAATAGACTACCTTACAATGTTTGCACTGGCAGGATCAAAAGCAGACCAGCAAAAAGACGAAGGAATAAACAAAACAATTTACGAATATTACATTAACAACCAAAAACTACAAAAAGAAGACAGCCCATTCTTCGGTTACTTCACAAAAACAATCTCTTATGCCATAGCAGAATCTCAAATCCCATTAAACCTAAAATACGATGTCGCAAACAACGAACAAAGAAAAAAATTCCTATTTTCACAAGGATACAAAAAAATAGGAGAATCCACAGAAAAAATAAGAAATGAACTAGAATTATTATTCGTGATAGATATAAACAAAAAACAAACAGGAATAAATAAAATAATTCTTGACACAATAAGTGAAGAAAAAATAGAAAAAATAAACAAAGAATTCCGAGAACAATACAACAAAAACCTCATAGAAATTGCAGAAAACGGAGAAAGACTCATAACTAATGCGAACGGCGAATACATAGACCCAATAATAGAAGACTACAAAGACGATGAAAAAAGACATAAACAAAGAATACAACTTGCGGACAGATTGCTTTTCGAACTGGGAATAACTGAAGAACATATGAATGATTTGAAAGGAACTACAAGATACAAAAGATATACACTTCTAGGACAACTCGAAAAAAGATTAATCGCATTCTCAGATCCAAGAAAAAGAAAAGAAAATCATGAATTATTCAAAGAACACCAACACATAATAACAGACCAAAAAAGTAAACTCCTCAAGAATAAATCAATAGCAGAGATCGCAAACGAGATGACTGCCTATTCAAAAATGGGTGAGATTGATGAAGAACTACAAATAAACAACAAAACAATAAAAACATACGGACAATTATTCATGGAAGCAATTGTAATAGAACTAGAAGGAAAATATGATCCTGACGATGAAAAACAGCAAATAGTATTCAAAAAACTTATAGATATAAAAAAACAATACAATCAAACAATTCATGATGGAATGGAACTAATAGAAAAATGGATTTTAAACAACGACCTAAAAAAACTAGAACAAGAAACATTAACAGAAACATACTCAAACACAGAAAACAGAAGCAGACTAATAGAAATAGGAAAAAGAGCATATCTAATACAACTAGACAACCTTGAAACAGAGCTTGAAAAAAATATAGAATTCCTAAGAGTTATGACTGGCGTCTTTGGAGGAATAACAGCAAAATCAAGAATACTACCAGAAGACTACGGAGTGCTATTCACATCACTAGAAACAAAAGAAGGACTTTACAAAATAAGTGCGAGAACAAACAAAGCGCCCGGACAAGAAATTCATTTAGGAGAATTCTATGAAAAAATGACAAAACTCAAAGTGACGGAAAGCGGAGGAGGGCACCCGGAAGCAGCAAGCTGCTATATCAAAAAAGAAAATCTTGATAAACTAGGAGAACAAATAAAAAAAGAATACGTACTTAACGAGAAATAAAAATGTTATTAGGACCACACACAAAACTTGACACATACGAAGAAACAATAATAGAAATACTTCTAAAACAAAATAAAGAATTATATTTTCCAGTATTTGATACAAAACTTCTTGGAACATTTAATAGAAAACTTAAAGAAAATAGCCCTGACTACAGTTCAGAAATATTCTTTCTTTCAGGAGGAATAATAATACCTTTAGATCTTTTAGATTTAAAAAAACACAAAACATTTACAAAAAAAGGGTTTGTAGAAAAAAATAATAAATTCATATCAACATTTGATGTGCTATTTTTATACGAACAAGAAAATGCAATAATAGCACACCCACTAGACTTCAAATCAGGAGGTGCGCCAGATATAGACTCTAAAAATGACAAACACAGCTCCGTACTAAACCAAATAAGCAGCTATAATGCAGCATACCTAATATCGCAAACGCCCTTCCTTAGAGAAATAATGAAAAAAATAGAAGAAGAAACAAATAAAAAAATCATAATAGACAGCGGTTATTTCATATTAGGAAAAAATAAATCCAACAACTATAAATCCGAACAAAATAAAATAGAAGAAGAACTCAAAAAGTCTCTAAAACTAAAAAATATATACGGAGCACTCAACATAACAATAAATCCTAATAACAAAAAGGCACTTGACATTTCTATAAAAAAAAATGAAGATGAACCAATCAAAGCTAGCAACGAATATCATCTTTCAAAAACAACCTATGATGATATGAAAAATGAATTGAGGTTTCTAAAAAACAGAATAAAATACAGAGGCTTCTACGGCAACACAACAATAGCAGTGGGAGCAAACAGAAAAGGGGAACTCGTAAAACAGCTAGAATACTTTCCCGCAACAAGCATAAAGACATATACGCCAAGAACTGAAAAACTCGAATACTACCTTGGAGAACTAGAACGAAACGAAGATGAATTTACAAAAAAGCAAGAAAGCATAGATCAAAAAATCAGAGAACTAGAAACGCAAACACCAAACGAGTTAAAATACGAACTTTTCAACAAAGAATACAACGCAATATATGAAAAACTTTACAGACAAGGAGAAGCGCAAATAAATGAAAGAAAAAAAAGAATAGAAGAATCAACAAAAAGAAAAATCCTAGAAATAGATAAAAAAGTTGAAATAATACTAAAACAAAAAGAACTAACACAACAAAAAATAGAAGAAACAACACAACAAATAAAAAATTCAAAATCAAATTATGAAAACGCAATAAACGAGTTAAAATATCTAAATGAAAATAAACCAAACAGATTCAAAAAGAAAAAAAGAAGAATCTCATCAAGAATAACTAAAACTGAAGAAGAAATACAAAAAAAAGAAAAAGAGAGAAACGATCTTAAAAATTATAAAAACACATCAATAAGAGACTGTAAAAAAGAGGCAGAAAACAAAACAAAAACCGAAAACAACACAAGAAAATTAATTCTGCACCTTGAACAGGAAAAACTGGAACTAAAAAATTTTTATAAAAAAATACAACGCGATCTTGAAGAAAATAAACAAAGAGAAATAGACATAGAATTAGAAACATTACAAAAAGTTCAAGAAGTTATGATAAATAAAAAACCAAAAAATGAGAAAAAAAGACTAGAAAAAACAAATTACCTCATAAAACTTACAAAAATGGTGACAAACAAAACAACAAAGTATAACACTCTAAAATCTGAAATATTCGAAGCGAGAGAAAAACTATACAATGAACTTCAAAAATTGAATTGGTTTACAGAAGAAGGATTTAATATATTACAAAACTATAGAACTCAAAAAATTGAAAACTATAAAAATCAAAAAGAAGAATGGAAACAAACATATAAATTAATGAAAAGAAAAATACAAAACAACATATACAAAGAGCAAGAAATTGTAAAAAAGCAAAAATTAGACGATAAATTAGAAGATGAAAAATTAACAAAGGAAATAAAAAAATTTCATAGGAATATTCCTTACAAAACATCAAAAAATTCAAATATAAAAGACAATCCTTTGATACTATATATCAATCTTAACAACACAACAGTATATAAAGCACAATTTTATAATAAAATATCATAAGAAAAAACTAATTATTACCCTTACCTTTTCTTCCACGTTCACCCTTCCAATTAATAACAGGTTTTAAATGCTTAACAATCCTAACAGAATCTTTTTGTTTATCCATAACATGAAACACATTTTTATAAGCCATAGGTGCCTCATCAAGAGTTCCCTGCGTAACAGTTCCTTTAATACCAATCATCGCATTCTTAAAATCATCCATAGAAAATTCTTCTTTAGCATTCTTCCTACTATATTTCCTTCCGGCACCATGACTTGAGCTTTCAATGAAATCTTCATTACCAAACCCCTCAACCAAGAAACAACCATCCCTCATATTTCCTGGAATGACTCCTCGCTCTCCTTTTTTAGCAGGAGTAGCTCCTTTCCTATGAATAAAAAAACCATTTTCAAAAATAGCATGATTATGATTCTTATTAGTCCAAAGTTCGAATTCGACAGTTTCTTCAAGAACATCTTCCAATCCCTTAATAGTTCTCTCAATCAATTCCAATCTGTTTCTTAAGGCAAATTTCAAACCAAAATCCAGAATATTCAAATACTCCTTTCCAACTTCAGAATCTTTATGAATGGGATGCGTCGCCTCATACACATTATCTGCACCTGCAACTTTTTTCATATACTTTTCAGCAACCTTAAATCCAACTCCTCTGGAACCAGAGTGAACTACAATCCAAGCATCTCCATCTTCATCTTCACTAATTTCAATAAAATGATTACCATCACCTAAGCTTCCTATATGCCTAATTGCTTTGCCCTCCAAAAATTGCAAAATTTCCTTATTATAAGCGCCATTCTTAAACTCATTAATAAGTTCAACATAATCTTCTTTAGTTTTCCTTGTGACTTGTGTAACAGAATTAATCTCGCCCTTACCCATAGGGATTCTTTTCTTAACTGCTTCAAATATAGCATCCTGATGTTCTCTAATTTTTTTAATCATATCCTTTCCTTTAATATGAACTGCAGTCATACCGCAACCAATATCATAGCCAACCCACGATGGAACAACAAAATCTTTAGTTACAAGAACACTACCTATAGGTGCAACATAGCCAAGATGTGCATCAGGCATCAAAGCCCCTTTAATGACAAAATTAAAACCCATGCAGTCTTCAAACTGCTTTAAAGTTTCACTATCTAAATCATCAGCATAAATAAATTTCTTCTTCTCTTTAGACATAAAAGTGAAGAATGAAGCGCCTTTTTTAAATTTTAAGTAATAAATTAGTAAAATACTCAAAAATCTATGAATTGTATTCTAGGAATCTCTTTTTTATCTTCTTTTTCTTCTTCCTCTATTTGAGAATTTGAAGAAGAACTATTAGCATCATCAAAAATATTAAATGCGCCAGGAGAAGGATTAGAAATTTCAGAATTTTGAGAACTATATTCTGAACTCTGAACACCATAATCTGCGCTTTGACCTACGTATGCTTGAAGCATCCTTATAGCTTTCATTATTTCCGCATCAGAATCTTTCTTAGTATCAATATGAATCTCCATATAAACTTAAAAGAAAAAACAACTATAAAAATATTGTCCTTTAGCAAAAAAACATATTTTCTATAAATAAGTGCTTTAAAGACGCATCAATTATCAAAAAAAGAAGTAAACTCAAGCTAAAAACTCTCTTACAAACCACTCTTAGGAATAGATGCCAAATCAAAAAATGCAATGCAATCTTGCTTCATCTGAGAAATAGGACCATCAAACAAAATCATCAAATTACTTTTAGTATACTTCACAGACTCATTTAAATGAGAGAGATTCGAATCAATTAATGTAGCGTAAGATTCCACATGACCAGAATTTAAACACAGACTCAAATTGTGATAAAATAACTCTTTTAATCCTTTCTTTTTTACAACACCCTCAAGACTGAGAGTTTCTGCGTTAGAACAAATTTCTAAATTCCCTTTTGCACTTATAGTACCTAATTGAACAAGTTTATTAAGTTCATTTGAAATGCTTAGATCTAAAATTAAAGAATCAACATAATTGTAAACATTATTGAAATCTTCAAAAAAACCTTTTGAAACCACATAGTCATCATTTTTAAAAAAACAGTCATCAGCATTTGAAATATTAACTTTGAACAAACCAAACTGTTTTAACTTAGAACTGTTAATAGAGCCATTAAACTCTTTTAATAATTTAGCATAATCCCCTAAGTTGTTAGACATTTCAAAATGAAACGATTCAGATAATATAAGCGTTTCTCTAAAAAAACAACTTACAAAAATAATTTCTGATAATTCATAAATATATTATTTGCAACTTCCTCTTCTTCTAAACCTTTTATTTCTGCAATTTTCTTTACTGCTAGCGTTACATTTCTGCTGTCATTCCTCTCACCAGGAACAGGTGCAAGATAAGGAGCATCAGTTTCTGTCAACAATTGAGTTATACTAGTATACGCAACCATTTCCTGAAGTTGCTGAAGCTTTTCCACTATTGGACTAATTGATAAATTCCAACCATTGTCAGCAATCCTTTGCATTAACTTCTTTTTACCCATAAAACAATGCATGAGAGGATTCTTAAGTTTTGAAGATTCAAGCATTTCAATAACTTCTAATTCTGCTTTTCTACTATGAATTATTAATGGCTTTTTTATCTTTTCCGAAAGAACAATAAATTTTTCGAACGCTTCTCTTTGAACCAATTTGTGCTTGTCGCCAAAAGGATTATCATCTCCTACTTTAAAGTCCATACCCACTTCTCCAATTGCAACAAATTTATCTTTATTTTTTTTCATGAAATCAATTTCATCTTCTACCAAATCAATTCCATCTTCAACCACGTGCACTGGGTAATATCCAAGAGCAGGCTTTATTATTGAAAATTTTTCTGCGTGACCCAATATTTTTCTATTGCTTTTGGGATGAACGCCATTTTCAATTATTGCTTTAATACCATTCTTTGCACAAGAATCTAAAACTTCATGAATATCATTATCAAAATCACCTAAATCATAATGTGCATGAACATCAACATATCGCATAATTATAAAATAAAGTAGATAGTTAAAAGTTTTGTTGTTTTTCAGAAAACAAAGACAATACATCTTTCTTTGCAGTCCACAAATATACATCTTTAGAGTCTTTATATTTTGGACCAAATCTCTTCTCTTCAGGGATATCAGAATAGTCATAAATAACTGGTTGAAATCTATAATTTACAAGTTTTTCTTCTAAATTTTTAGATTCAGGTTGATAATATATTATTCCTCCCTGAAGCGTCAATGTTTTTTCAGGAGGGGTTAATCTTATCATTTTTTGAAAATCGGCATCAGAATAATTTTTTAAAGATAAACCTTTATCTTGCTTATATTTTATGCCACCAAATTTCGGATTAAAAACAGATCTAAAATAATTTATTCCGTCCTTAATAGGTATTGATATGATTCGATCATATTTTGTTTCTGAATTATGTATGGCTGAAATAACATCTCTAAATGAATTTTTAGTATAAGACCTATTTAATAAAAATATGATGTCTGAACTATTTTTTATAAAATGAGAATTTTTATCATCGACGACTTTTCCAACTGTGTGCTCAAAGCCTTTATTTTCAGGAACTAAGCCCATAATGTATTCGGCCATTTGTTCTCCCATTTTATCAGATCTTGAAACCATAGACATAACATAAACTTGTTCATTTATAAAGTTTTTGGTTTGTTGTTACATTAAAGTAGTGAAATAATCGAAACATTTAAATATATGTGCTACTACTAAGTAGTAGAGGTGAAAAAATGGCTGAAGATGGATTGTCCACACTCATTTCAAATTACGAAAAAAACGAAAAAAATAACGAATCATACCAAACAGCAAAAAAAGAAGCATCAATATTAACATACAGACACGACAACACATAACACTCAAAAAAAATCACGCTTAAGATAATCGGAGAGGCGAGAATAATCTTACGAAACACCTCTCACCCTTCAAACCCCTCCACCCTCTATTGAAGGCTTCTCCGATTATCTTTCTATTCTAAAAAAATTAAGAAATCACAAAATAGAATCTAGCTTTAATTTTACATCAGCATAAACATCATCAATAGATCGTTCGCCATTAATTCTAAAAATAGGCGCTTTACCTTCAAAAAAACTGATTACAGGCTCAGTCTTCTCCTTATAGATTTGCAATCTTTTCTTAATAGCGTCAGGCTTATCATCATCTCTTTGAATAATTTCACCACCCGCAGCCTTGCACTCCTCAACATCTTCCTTAGTTATTTTATCAGAAATAAATATTTTCTTTGACGCAGTGCAAATTCTTCTTTTCTCTAACCTTCTGACAGTCTCCTCTTCAGAAAGCTCTAGAACCAAAACAAAATCAACTTTAAAATGCTCATCAATCCACTCAGCCTGCTTCAAGTTCCTAGGAATACCATCTAACAAAACATCACCTATTTGAGACATTCTTTTTTTAAACAAATCATAAGTAATATCTTCAGGAACTAAATTGCCATTATCAATCAACGCTTTAATTTTCAAACCAAGCTCGGAACACCTAGCAACCTCTTCTCTTAACAAATCACCCATAGAAACTTGAACAAACCCATAATCTCTCTCTATCAACTCAGCTTGCGTGCCTTTCCCGCTACCTTGCGGACCCATAATCAACCCTATCATCCAAAATACCCCCTATCTTCCTTAATTTCAGACTCTTTAGTCCAAGTATCTCTCAACTTTTCAAAAATTAATTCAATATCAACCTTTAGAACTTGCCACTGGGCAAACAAATAATTAATCTTATTTGCAAACTTACTTTCATCATAATTAAGAAATTCAATAGAAATCTCTCTGGATAAAAATCTTAACTTAGCAAATAAATGTTTTATTTTCTTCCTATCAACAACAGATAAAAAACTTGCTTCGTGCATAGTAGAAAGGGCAGAATCTGGTTGCAATAAAGTCTCAAATTGATCAGAAAAATAGTCAAATCTTGATAACATCTTCTTCATAATTTCCTTAAGAACATTATCTTCATCATCAATCAAATCGATATCGAAATTCTTCAATAAATCTTCATAAGAAGGCAAACCGTACTTTTCAACCAACTTAACATATTTGTCTTTCATAATAAAAAGAAACAACACCTGTTTTTAAGAGTTTTGAATTTTACAAAAAATTTTAGAAATCCCCCAACTTTTTCTCCTGCTCAGGACCTTTAACACCAAAAAAATTTCTTATCATAGAACTATACAAAAGAGTGACTTTAAGATTCCAATCCTTAGGAAAACACCTCATATACTTATCCCAAGAATACCGCTCATCTAAAAAAACAACAACACCCCTATCAGTCTCACTTCTTATACAACGTCCAGCTGATTGAAGAGTTTTATTGAAAGCAGGAAATACATAACCATA
It encodes:
- a CDS encoding TatD family hydrolase is translated as MRYVDVHAHYDLGDFDNDIHEVLDSCAKNGIKAIIENGVHPKSNRKILGHAEKFSIIKPALGYYPVHVVEDGIDLVEDEIDFMKKNKDKFVAIGEVGMDFKVGDDNPFGDKHKLVQREAFEKFIVLSEKIKKPLIIHSRKAELEVIEMLESSKLKNPLMHCFMGKKKLMQRIADNGWNLSISPIVEKLQQLQEMVAYTSITQLLTETDAPYLAPVPGERNDSRNVTLAVKKIAEIKGLEEEEVANNIFMNYQKLFL
- a CDS encoding metallophosphoesterase; protein product: MKILGAADLHGDLDVAKRLAKKAEQNKVDLILLCGDIQNEDSLENILKPFKDKNQKLLLISGNHESISTAEFLAKINNAKHLHGYSVRYEDIGIFGCGSANIGIHGITEKKIFETLKQGFEKIAYLPKKIMMTHVHPTGSKIEKFSNFVKGSHGVLKAIKELQPDILLCSHVHEAEGLEEQLEKTKVINVGAEGKIIEL
- a CDS encoding nucleoside monophosphate kinase; protein product: MGPQGSGKGTQAELIERDYGFVQVSMGDLLREEVARCSELGLKIKALIDNGNLVPEDITYDLFKKRMSQIGDVLLDGIPRNLKQAEWIDEHFKVDFVLVLELSEEETVRRLEKRRICTASKKIFISDKITKEDVEECKAAGGEIIQRDDDKPDAIKKRLQIYKEKTEPVISFFEGKAPIFRINGERSIDDVYADVKLKLDSIL
- a CDS encoding sugar transferase, which codes for MDNKIFYSQKVLGQYQIPFQKIKIRTMIKGADSQFEQLALTKTITGNGKIKNDPRITPLGKYLRLLHIDEMPQIYNIFLNQMTLVGIRPRTQHDWKLMGYEHKKTALRHKPGLFGVNYYYENLRDLQDLINCEIEYLKEKEKKPIQTDIKYFKGIITNRTKQINQGLQKIILKKNYELIM
- a CDS encoding RtcB family protein encodes the protein MSKEKKKFIYADDLDSETLKQFEDCMGFNFVIKGALMPDAHLGYVAPIGSVLVTKDFVVPSWVGYDIGCGMTAVHIKGKDMIKKIREHQDAIFEAVKKRIPMGKGEINSVTQVTRKTKEDYVELINEFKNGAYNKEILQFLEGKAIRHIGSLGDGNHFIEISEDEDGDAWIVVHSGSRGVGFKVAEKYMKKVAGADNVYEATHPIHKDSEVGKEYLNILDFGLKFALRNRLELIERTIKGLEDVLEETVEFELWTNKNHNHAIFENGFFIHRKGATPAKKGERGVIPGNMRDGCFLVEGFGNEDFIESSSHGAGRKYSRKNAKEEFSMDDFKNAMIGIKGTVTQGTLDEAPMAYKNVFHVMDKQKDSVRIVKHLKPVINWKGERGRKGKGNN
- a CDS encoding Sua5/YciO/YrdC/YwlC family protein; its protein translation is MIITKDEFINNKRKFLKQMTKEIFIYPTDTIYGLGCDATNTQLVNKLREIKGSSIQPFSIIAPNKKWVYDNCEVGEKEKEFVEKLGTYIEIKGKQHRFTIILKLKKDSALSKAVNPGKNTIGIRIPNNWFSKIVEELGKPIITTSANKTGSDFMTNTEDLNSTIKNKVAFIIYEGEKKGRPSTIINLVDQPQILR
- a CDS encoding ATP-binding protein, whose amino-acid sequence is MSETYNKFSVSFWVFAFLLPVALLYSFLTRNWVNIILSFLILILSLPVFFNKKRVFGGLEFFTLLFLFVTIYVGNLDFFISLFSWWDLFIRFVLGIITVLVAFMIIFILNVGNHDNLRLSPFFISLFCFSFASTSALLWEILKLFLQFNFDFVFFSGSVFREFWNVVVFLLGSFFAASMGFIHMRFFKYSFVKKFVFSLLKKNPSLFRGIVDPVDQLNVLISSGESSTVEFKSALRTNLFTGEHDKRIEHSVLKTIVAFLNSFGGVLLIGVSDEGTILGIDADGFRSSDKFSLHFTNLIEKFIGRSVFSLIRVDFVSVNSLLVCKVEVSRSNKPVFLNYMGSEEFYVRFGPSSIKIFGSKLVDYVKNNFKKH